The following proteins come from a genomic window of Hydractinia symbiolongicarpus strain clone_291-10 chromosome 2, HSymV2.1, whole genome shotgun sequence:
- the LOC130629670 gene encoding receptor-type tyrosine-protein phosphatase kappa-like isoform X6, whose amino-acid sequence MKTFFSFASDMAVLLNSVVAVKTDTTVPSQPRELKAIIMSPSHVKLISKNSLHINGILKQYLVTLKGLKTYNSSFLHQKTIAINCTHFDIQNVYPGTTYFFNVKTENNAFVGPASNITTTVTPYDKPNAPPITVEKLGMQETVLTLNSASDETGPIRFYQLTIKKYWKLDCSYGLNNTTLMIETASTHVPLNVDIYKGVEDVTIAGTIRKFSLTETYLFCWRAVLNETVSFWLYGSKPTCPWLKFCSSFQMCCVLFIFFIFFLINSL is encoded by the exons ATGAAAACTTTTTTCTCATTTGCATCAGACATGGCAGTACTATTGAATTCTGTAGTTGCTGTAAAAACTGACACAACAG TACCGTCACAACCAAGAGAATTAAAAGCGATCATCATGTCACCCAGTCATGTAAAATTGATTTCGAAAAATTCACTTCATATTAATggtattttaaaacaatatctg gtTACCCTGAAGGGATTAAAGACATACAACTCATCCTTTTTACATCAAAAAACTATTGCCATCAACTGTACACACTTTGATATACAAAATGTTTATCCAGGAACAACCTACTTTTTTAATGTCAAAACAGAAAACAATGCTTTCGTAGGACCTGCTTCCAATATAACAACTACAGTTACTCCATATGACA AGCCCAATGCGCCACCCATAACTGTAGAAAAGCTCGGAATGCAAGAAACTGTTTTGACATTGAATTCAGCGTCAGATGAAACTGGACCAATACG TTTCTACCAACTAACCATTAAAAAATACTGGAAATTAGACTGTTCATATGGATTAAACAATACCACATTAATGATTGAAACAGCATCCACCCATGTGCCTCTAAATGTCGACATATACAAAGGTGTTGAAGATGTTACTATTGCTGGTACGATTAGAAAGTTCTCCCTCACAGAAACATATCTGTTTTGCTGGAGGGCAGTTTTAAATGAAACAGTAAGCTTTTGGttatatgggtcgaaacctacctgcccttggttaaagttctgttcatcttttcaaatgtgttgtgtcctttttattttttttatattttttttaattaattccttgtaa
- the LOC130629670 gene encoding cytokine receptor-like isoform X2, protein MFNEVLSPKNFSVLTQNATSVTFGWILNGKEYISKYRIECCQIRCAKIIFIDNISSTKAYATVHPLLPFTMYECKMKTFFSFASDMAVLLNSVVAVKTDTTVPSQPRELKAIIMSPSHVKLISKNSLHINGILKQYLVTLKGLKTYNSSFLHQKTIAINCTHFDIQNVYPGTTYFFNVKTENNAFVGPASNITTTVTPYDKPNAPPITVEKLGMQETVLTLNSASDETGPIRFYQLTIKKYWKLDCSYGLNNTTLMIETASTHVPLNVDIYKGVEDVTIAGTIRKFSLTETYLFCWRAVLNETTSTKLLVRL, encoded by the exons ATGTTTAATGAGGTTTTGT CACCAAAAAACTTTTCTGTACTTACTCAAAATGCAACATCTGTAACATTTGGATGGATTTTAAATGGAAAAGAATACATATCTAAATATAGAATTGAATGTTGCCAAATAAGATGTGCAAAGATTATTTTTATTGACAACATATCAAGCACAAAAGCGTATGCCACAGTTCATCCATTATTACCATTTACAATGTATGAATGTAAG ATGAAAACTTTTTTCTCATTTGCATCAGACATGGCAGTACTATTGAATTCTGTAGTTGCTGTAAAAACTGACACAACAG TACCGTCACAACCAAGAGAATTAAAAGCGATCATCATGTCACCCAGTCATGTAAAATTGATTTCGAAAAATTCACTTCATATTAATggtattttaaaacaatatctg gtTACCCTGAAGGGATTAAAGACATACAACTCATCCTTTTTACATCAAAAAACTATTGCCATCAACTGTACACACTTTGATATACAAAATGTTTATCCAGGAACAACCTACTTTTTTAATGTCAAAACAGAAAACAATGCTTTCGTAGGACCTGCTTCCAATATAACAACTACAGTTACTCCATATGACA AGCCCAATGCGCCACCCATAACTGTAGAAAAGCTCGGAATGCAAGAAACTGTTTTGACATTGAATTCAGCGTCAGATGAAACTGGACCAATACG TTTCTACCAACTAACCATTAAAAAATACTGGAAATTAGACTGTTCATATGGATTAAACAATACCACATTAATGATTGAAACAGCATCCACCCATGTGCCTCTAAATGTCGACATATACAAAGGTGTTGAAGATGTTACTATTGCTGGTACGATTAGAAAGTTCTCCCTCACAGAAACATATCTGTTTTGCTGGAGGGCAGTTTTAAATGAAACA ACATCGACCAAATTGCTTGTCAGATTGTGA
- the LOC130629670 gene encoding cytokine receptor-like isoform X4 — translation MFNEVLSPKNFSVLTQNATSVTFGWILNGKEYISKYRIECCQIRCAKIIFIDNISSTKAYATVHPLLPFTMYECKMKTFFSFASDMAVLLNSVVAVKTDTTVPSQPRELKAIIMSPSHVKLISKNSLHINGILKQYLVTLKGLKTYNSSFLHQKTIAINCTHFDIQNVYPGTTYFFNVKTENNAFVGPASNITTTVTPYDKPNAPPITVEKLGMQETVLTLNSASDETGPIRFYQLTIKKYWKLDCSYGLNNTTLMIETASTHVPLNVDIYKGVEDVTIAGTIRKFSLTETYLFCWRAVLNETHEMI, via the exons ATGTTTAATGAGGTTTTGT CACCAAAAAACTTTTCTGTACTTACTCAAAATGCAACATCTGTAACATTTGGATGGATTTTAAATGGAAAAGAATACATATCTAAATATAGAATTGAATGTTGCCAAATAAGATGTGCAAAGATTATTTTTATTGACAACATATCAAGCACAAAAGCGTATGCCACAGTTCATCCATTATTACCATTTACAATGTATGAATGTAAG ATGAAAACTTTTTTCTCATTTGCATCAGACATGGCAGTACTATTGAATTCTGTAGTTGCTGTAAAAACTGACACAACAG TACCGTCACAACCAAGAGAATTAAAAGCGATCATCATGTCACCCAGTCATGTAAAATTGATTTCGAAAAATTCACTTCATATTAATggtattttaaaacaatatctg gtTACCCTGAAGGGATTAAAGACATACAACTCATCCTTTTTACATCAAAAAACTATTGCCATCAACTGTACACACTTTGATATACAAAATGTTTATCCAGGAACAACCTACTTTTTTAATGTCAAAACAGAAAACAATGCTTTCGTAGGACCTGCTTCCAATATAACAACTACAGTTACTCCATATGACA AGCCCAATGCGCCACCCATAACTGTAGAAAAGCTCGGAATGCAAGAAACTGTTTTGACATTGAATTCAGCGTCAGATGAAACTGGACCAATACG TTTCTACCAACTAACCATTAAAAAATACTGGAAATTAGACTGTTCATATGGATTAAACAATACCACATTAATGATTGAAACAGCATCCACCCATGTGCCTCTAAATGTCGACATATACAAAGGTGTTGAAGATGTTACTATTGCTGGTACGATTAGAAAGTTCTCCCTCACAGAAACATATCTGTTTTGCTGGAGGGCAGTTTTAAATGAAACA caCGAAATGATTTAA
- the LOC130629670 gene encoding cytokine receptor-like isoform X1 → MFNEVLSPKNFSVLTQNATSVTFGWILNGKEYISKYRIECCQIRCAKIIFIDNISSTKAYATVHPLLPFTMYECKMKTFFSFASDMAVLLNSVVAVKTDTTVPSQPRELKAIIMSPSHVKLISKNSLHINGILKQYLVTLKGLKTYNSSFLHQKTIAINCTHFDIQNVYPGTTYFFNVKTENNAFVGPASNITTTVTPYDKPNAPPITVEKLGMQETVLTLNSASDETGPIRFYQLTIKKYWKLDCSYGLNNTTLMIETASTHVPLNVDIYKGVEDVTIAGTIRKFSLTETYLFCWRAVLNETVSFWLYGSKPTCPWLKFCSSFQMCCVLFIFFIFFLINSL, encoded by the exons ATGTTTAATGAGGTTTTGT CACCAAAAAACTTTTCTGTACTTACTCAAAATGCAACATCTGTAACATTTGGATGGATTTTAAATGGAAAAGAATACATATCTAAATATAGAATTGAATGTTGCCAAATAAGATGTGCAAAGATTATTTTTATTGACAACATATCAAGCACAAAAGCGTATGCCACAGTTCATCCATTATTACCATTTACAATGTATGAATGTAAG ATGAAAACTTTTTTCTCATTTGCATCAGACATGGCAGTACTATTGAATTCTGTAGTTGCTGTAAAAACTGACACAACAG TACCGTCACAACCAAGAGAATTAAAAGCGATCATCATGTCACCCAGTCATGTAAAATTGATTTCGAAAAATTCACTTCATATTAATggtattttaaaacaatatctg gtTACCCTGAAGGGATTAAAGACATACAACTCATCCTTTTTACATCAAAAAACTATTGCCATCAACTGTACACACTTTGATATACAAAATGTTTATCCAGGAACAACCTACTTTTTTAATGTCAAAACAGAAAACAATGCTTTCGTAGGACCTGCTTCCAATATAACAACTACAGTTACTCCATATGACA AGCCCAATGCGCCACCCATAACTGTAGAAAAGCTCGGAATGCAAGAAACTGTTTTGACATTGAATTCAGCGTCAGATGAAACTGGACCAATACG TTTCTACCAACTAACCATTAAAAAATACTGGAAATTAGACTGTTCATATGGATTAAACAATACCACATTAATGATTGAAACAGCATCCACCCATGTGCCTCTAAATGTCGACATATACAAAGGTGTTGAAGATGTTACTATTGCTGGTACGATTAGAAAGTTCTCCCTCACAGAAACATATCTGTTTTGCTGGAGGGCAGTTTTAAATGAAACAGTAAGCTTTTGGttatatgggtcgaaacctacctgcccttggttaaagttctgttcatcttttcaaatgtgttgtgtcctttttattttttttatattttttttaattaattccttgtaa
- the LOC130629670 gene encoding cytokine receptor-like isoform X3, giving the protein MFNEVLSPKNFSVLTQNATSVTFGWILNGKEYISKYRIECCQIRCAKIIFIDNISSTKAYATVHPLLPFTMYECKMKTFFSFASDMAVLLNSVVAVKTDTTVPSQPRELKAIIMSPSHVKLISKNSLHINGILKQYLVTLKGLKTYNSSFLHQKTIAINCTHFDIQNVYPGTTYFFNVKTENNAFVGPASNITTTVTPYDKPNAPPITVEKLGMQETVLTLNSASDETGPIRFYQLTIKKYWKLDCSYGLNNTTLMIETASTHVPLNVDIYKGVEDVTIAARNDLRAIGKATMVTSNTVSLKLSAGLS; this is encoded by the exons ATGTTTAATGAGGTTTTGT CACCAAAAAACTTTTCTGTACTTACTCAAAATGCAACATCTGTAACATTTGGATGGATTTTAAATGGAAAAGAATACATATCTAAATATAGAATTGAATGTTGCCAAATAAGATGTGCAAAGATTATTTTTATTGACAACATATCAAGCACAAAAGCGTATGCCACAGTTCATCCATTATTACCATTTACAATGTATGAATGTAAG ATGAAAACTTTTTTCTCATTTGCATCAGACATGGCAGTACTATTGAATTCTGTAGTTGCTGTAAAAACTGACACAACAG TACCGTCACAACCAAGAGAATTAAAAGCGATCATCATGTCACCCAGTCATGTAAAATTGATTTCGAAAAATTCACTTCATATTAATggtattttaaaacaatatctg gtTACCCTGAAGGGATTAAAGACATACAACTCATCCTTTTTACATCAAAAAACTATTGCCATCAACTGTACACACTTTGATATACAAAATGTTTATCCAGGAACAACCTACTTTTTTAATGTCAAAACAGAAAACAATGCTTTCGTAGGACCTGCTTCCAATATAACAACTACAGTTACTCCATATGACA AGCCCAATGCGCCACCCATAACTGTAGAAAAGCTCGGAATGCAAGAAACTGTTTTGACATTGAATTCAGCGTCAGATGAAACTGGACCAATACG TTTCTACCAACTAACCATTAAAAAATACTGGAAATTAGACTGTTCATATGGATTAAACAATACCACATTAATGATTGAAACAGCATCCACCCATGTGCCTCTAAATGTCGACATATACAAAGGTGTTGAAGATGTTACTATTGCTG caCGAAATGATTTAAGGGCAATTGGTAAGGCTACAATGGTTACCTCAAACACTGTTTCATTAAAATTATCCGCTGGGCTAAGCTAG
- the LOC130629670 gene encoding cytokine receptor-like isoform X5, with product MFNEVLSPKNFSVLTQNATSVTFGWILNGKEYISKYRIECCQIRCAKIIFIDNISSTKAYATVHPLLPFTMYECKMKTFFSFASDMAVLLNSVVAVKTDTTVPSQPRELKAIIMSPSHVKLISKNSLHINGILKQYLVTLKGLKTYNSSFLHQKTIAINCTHFDIQNVYPGTTYFFNVKTENNAFVGPASNITTTVTPYDKPNAPPITVEKLGMQETVLTLNSASDETGPIRFYQLTIKKYWKLDCSYGLNNTTLMIETASTHVPLNVDIYKGVEDVTIADIDQIACQIVNYSLESLE from the exons ATGTTTAATGAGGTTTTGT CACCAAAAAACTTTTCTGTACTTACTCAAAATGCAACATCTGTAACATTTGGATGGATTTTAAATGGAAAAGAATACATATCTAAATATAGAATTGAATGTTGCCAAATAAGATGTGCAAAGATTATTTTTATTGACAACATATCAAGCACAAAAGCGTATGCCACAGTTCATCCATTATTACCATTTACAATGTATGAATGTAAG ATGAAAACTTTTTTCTCATTTGCATCAGACATGGCAGTACTATTGAATTCTGTAGTTGCTGTAAAAACTGACACAACAG TACCGTCACAACCAAGAGAATTAAAAGCGATCATCATGTCACCCAGTCATGTAAAATTGATTTCGAAAAATTCACTTCATATTAATggtattttaaaacaatatctg gtTACCCTGAAGGGATTAAAGACATACAACTCATCCTTTTTACATCAAAAAACTATTGCCATCAACTGTACACACTTTGATATACAAAATGTTTATCCAGGAACAACCTACTTTTTTAATGTCAAAACAGAAAACAATGCTTTCGTAGGACCTGCTTCCAATATAACAACTACAGTTACTCCATATGACA AGCCCAATGCGCCACCCATAACTGTAGAAAAGCTCGGAATGCAAGAAACTGTTTTGACATTGAATTCAGCGTCAGATGAAACTGGACCAATACG TTTCTACCAACTAACCATTAAAAAATACTGGAAATTAGACTGTTCATATGGATTAAACAATACCACATTAATGATTGAAACAGCATCCACCCATGTGCCTCTAAATGTCGACATATACAAAGGTGTTGAAGATGTTACTATTGCTG ACATCGACCAAATTGCTTGTCAGATTGTGAATTACTCTTTGGAAAGTCTGGAATAG